Proteins encoded within one genomic window of uncultured Sphingopyxis sp.:
- the dcd gene encoding dCTP deaminase, producing the protein MSILSDKWIREAARTQGMIEPFVEAQRRDGCISYGLSSYGYDARVADEFKIFTNVDSAVVDPKDFASNSFVDRKTDVCIIPPNSFALARTVEYFRIPRDVLVICLGKSTYARCGIIVNVTPLEPGWEGHVTLEFSNTTPLPAKIYANEGACQFLFLQGNEPCETSYADRAGKYMGQKGVTLPKL; encoded by the coding sequence ATGAGCATACTTTCCGACAAATGGATTCGCGAAGCCGCCCGGACGCAGGGCATGATCGAGCCGTTCGTGGAGGCGCAGCGCCGCGACGGCTGCATCAGCTACGGCCTCTCCTCATACGGCTATGACGCGCGCGTCGCCGACGAGTTCAAGATCTTCACCAATGTCGACAGCGCGGTCGTCGATCCCAAGGATTTTGCGTCGAACAGCTTCGTCGATCGCAAGACCGACGTCTGCATCATCCCGCCGAACAGCTTCGCGCTCGCCCGCACCGTCGAATATTTCCGTATCCCGCGCGACGTGCTCGTCATCTGCCTCGGCAAATCGACCTATGCGCGCTGCGGCATCATCGTCAACGTCACCCCGCTCGAGCCCGGCTGGGAAGGCCATGTGACGCTCGAATTTTCGAACACCACTCCCCTGCCCGCCAAGATTTACGCCAATGAAGGCGCCTGCCAGTTCCTGTTCCTGCAAGGCAACGAACCGTGCGAGACGAGCTACGCCGACCGCGCGGGCAAATATATGGGGCAGAAGGGCGTCACGCTGCCGAAGCTTTAG
- a CDS encoding cytidine deaminase encodes MTEAPNDRDALIDAARDAASRAYAPYSGFHVGAALLLKNGDVVTGANVENASYGLTLCAETAAVAKIANEGWIGELAEVAIVGGRPDGDALLGSEPVNPCGRCRQILNEAAERSKTDILVHCASGDGSAVKTYKLSELLPAAFGPKDLGLID; translated from the coding sequence ATGACCGAAGCCCCCAACGACCGCGACGCGCTGATCGACGCGGCGCGCGATGCGGCCAGCCGCGCCTATGCGCCCTATTCGGGCTTTCATGTCGGTGCCGCGCTGCTTCTGAAGAATGGCGACGTGGTGACCGGCGCCAATGTCGAAAATGCGAGCTATGGCCTCACCCTCTGCGCCGAAACCGCGGCGGTGGCGAAGATCGCCAACGAAGGCTGGATCGGCGAGCTTGCCGAGGTCGCGATCGTCGGCGGCCGTCCCGACGGCGACGCCTTGCTCGGCAGCGAGCCGGTCAACCCGTGCGGGCGCTGCCGCCAGATATTGAACGAAGCCGCCGAGCGGTCGAAGACCGACATCCTCGTCCATTGCGCGTCGGGCGACGGCAGCGCGGTGAAGACCTACAAGCTCAGTGAGTTGCTGCCGGCGGCCTTCGGGCCGAAGGATTTGGGGCTGATCGATTAG
- a CDS encoding GH25 family lysozyme has product MRAGAIRGGKAARAAAAWRAAIGRVLRRIGAAIVLLLLATGLALWWAARWTPDRALYPTQGVTIDAGNGDVHWGSIKAAGAAFAYIMATDGSSGIDPKFARNLAGARDAGVQAGAIHRYSLCRLATDQAANFIRHVPRRPDMLPAVVWLDYDDRCPDRPTRALLLSELATFLAQIEAHMGKQSLIAPGPAFESDYRVTRGIARTTWLRRDFFEPDYGAHPWAMWQANDYVRVPGAKGTVGWNVLRPQGDMR; this is encoded by the coding sequence ATGCGGGCGGGGGCGATCAGGGGCGGAAAGGCGGCGCGGGCCGCGGCCGCGTGGCGCGCGGCAATCGGGCGCGTGCTGCGGCGGATCGGCGCCGCGATCGTGCTGCTGCTGCTCGCCACGGGCCTCGCGCTGTGGTGGGCGGCGCGCTGGACGCCCGACCGCGCCCTCTATCCGACGCAAGGGGTGACGATCGACGCGGGCAATGGCGACGTCCATTGGGGATCGATCAAGGCCGCGGGCGCCGCATTCGCCTATATCATGGCGACCGACGGATCGAGCGGCATCGACCCGAAATTCGCCCGCAACCTGGCCGGCGCACGCGACGCTGGCGTGCAGGCGGGCGCGATCCACCGCTACAGCCTCTGCCGGCTCGCGACCGACCAGGCCGCCAATTTCATCCGCCATGTGCCGCGCCGCCCCGACATGCTGCCCGCCGTGGTCTGGCTCGATTATGACGACCGCTGCCCCGACCGGCCGACGCGCGCGCTGCTCCTGTCCGAACTCGCCACCTTTCTCGCGCAGATCGAAGCGCATATGGGCAAGCAAAGCCTGATCGCGCCCGGCCCGGCGTTCGAGAGCGACTACAGAGTGACGCGCGGGATCGCGCGCACGACCTGGCTGCGCCGCGATTTCTTCGAGCCCGATTATGGCGCGCATCCCTGGGCGATGTGGCAGGCGAACGATTATGTCCGCGTGCCCGGCGCCAAGGGCACCGTCGGCTGGAACGTGCTGCGCCCGCAAGGAGACATGCGATGA
- a CDS encoding UPF0262 family protein → MSHADPSKQRIISVELDEGSIVWRNPDIEQERRVAIFDLIEDNKFVPQRGHPDGYAGPYRLMLRVEEGRLIFEIAREDGSPLEAIILGLGRFRRPIRDYFAICDSYYQAIKTSTAQQIETVDMARRALHNEAAEMLMDRLDGKIAVDFDTARRLFTLICVLHIKG, encoded by the coding sequence ATGAGCCACGCAGACCCTTCGAAACAGCGGATCATTTCGGTCGAACTCGACGAGGGCTCGATCGTCTGGCGCAATCCCGACATCGAGCAGGAGCGCCGCGTCGCGATCTTCGACCTGATCGAGGACAATAAATTCGTGCCGCAGCGCGGCCACCCCGACGGCTATGCCGGCCCCTATCGCTTGATGCTGCGTGTCGAGGAAGGCCGGTTGATCTTTGAAATCGCGCGCGAAGATGGTTCGCCGCTCGAGGCGATCATCCTCGGCCTCGGGCGCTTTCGCCGCCCGATCCGCGACTATTTCGCGATCTGCGATTCCTATTATCAGGCGATCAAGACCTCGACCGCGCAGCAGATCGAGACCGTCGACATGGCGCGCCGTGCGCTGCACAACGAGGCGGCCGAGATGCTGATGGACCGGCTCGACGGCAAGATCGCGGTCGATTTCGACACCGCGCGGCGGTTGTTCACGCTGATCTGCGTGCTGCACATCAAGGGGTAA
- a CDS encoding replicative DNA helicase: MPELALIPTPANTGDERQLPRNIEAEAAFLGAILIDNRVVEDLPVALSPDHFFEPLHGRIFQQTMALIERNSIATPVTLKPYFEADEAMKAVGGVGYLAQLTGSGAGLIGARDFARQIFDLALLRELAGVGRTLVDNALDTSERVDPQAQIEEAETALYRVAGGEAEMGSVKNFSQASLTALQAAERALNSGGHLSGITTGIASMNAKIGGMHNSDLMILAGRPGMGKTSFATNIAYNAAERWRRDEEDGIPPEKNMGAKVAFFSLEMSADQLATRVLAEQSGVSGEALRMGKISKEQFQQLSRAAQALQTLPLFIDDTPGLTIAGLRTRARRLQRRHGIGFIVVDYLQLLQGSSKSGDNRVQEISEISRGLKTLAKELNVPVMALSQLSRQVESREDKRPQLSDLRESGSIEQDADMVLFVFREDYYVAAREPKRPVEGDDVKIHAAHEEWAAEMERVFGLAEVIVAKSRHGATGKVRLHFEAKTTKFSDLADDSMAYDDYE; this comes from the coding sequence ATGCCTGAGCTAGCCCTGATTCCGACCCCGGCCAACACCGGGGATGAGCGCCAATTACCCCGCAATATCGAGGCCGAGGCCGCGTTCCTCGGCGCGATCCTGATCGACAACCGAGTCGTCGAGGATTTGCCCGTCGCGCTCAGCCCCGACCATTTCTTCGAACCGCTGCATGGCCGCATCTTTCAGCAGACGATGGCGCTGATCGAGCGCAACAGCATCGCAACGCCGGTGACGCTCAAACCCTATTTCGAGGCCGACGAGGCGATGAAAGCGGTCGGCGGGGTCGGCTATCTCGCGCAGCTCACCGGCAGCGGCGCGGGGCTGATCGGCGCGCGCGATTTCGCGCGGCAGATTTTCGATCTCGCGCTGCTCCGCGAACTCGCGGGCGTGGGGCGCACGCTCGTCGACAATGCGCTCGACACCAGCGAGCGCGTCGATCCACAGGCGCAGATCGAGGAGGCCGAGACCGCGCTCTACCGCGTCGCGGGCGGCGAGGCGGAGATGGGCTCGGTCAAGAATTTCAGCCAGGCGAGCCTCACCGCGCTGCAGGCCGCCGAGCGCGCGCTCAATTCGGGCGGCCATCTGTCGGGGATCACCACCGGCATCGCGAGCATGAACGCCAAGATCGGCGGCATGCACAATTCGGACTTGATGATCCTCGCCGGACGTCCGGGCATGGGCAAGACCTCGTTCGCGACCAACATCGCCTATAACGCCGCCGAACGCTGGCGCCGCGACGAGGAGGACGGCATTCCGCCCGAGAAGAATATGGGCGCGAAGGTCGCCTTCTTCAGCCTCGAAATGTCCGCCGACCAGCTCGCGACGCGCGTGCTCGCCGAACAGTCGGGGGTATCGGGCGAGGCGCTGCGTATGGGCAAGATCAGCAAGGAACAGTTCCAGCAATTGAGCCGCGCGGCGCAGGCGCTGCAGACGCTGCCCTTGTTTATCGACGACACGCCCGGCCTGACGATCGCGGGCCTGCGCACCCGCGCGCGGCGGCTGCAGCGGCGCCACGGCATCGGCTTCATCGTCGTCGACTATCTCCAGCTGTTGCAAGGCTCGTCGAAGAGCGGCGACAATCGCGTGCAGGAGATTTCGGAAATCTCGCGTGGGCTCAAGACCTTGGCGAAGGAACTTAACGTACCCGTGATGGCGCTGTCGCAGCTCAGCCGTCAGGTCGAAAGCCGCGAGGACAAGCGGCCGCAGCTCTCCGACCTTCGCGAATCGGGCTCGATCGAACAGGACGCCGACATGGTGCTCTTCGTGTTCCGCGAGGATTATTATGTCGCCGCGCGCGAACCCAAGCGCCCGGTCGAGGGCGACGACGTCAAGATCCACGCCGCGCACGAGGAATGGGCGGCGGAGATGGAGCGCGTCTTCGGGCTCGCCGAAGTCATCGTCGCCAAATCGCGCCATGGCGCGACCGGCAAGGTTCGCCTGCACTTCGAGGCGAAGACGACCAAGTTCAGCGACCTCGCCGACGACAGCATGGCGTATGATGATTATGAGTGA
- a CDS encoding GIY-YIG nuclease family protein, whose protein sequence is MGRGGYVYIMTNKRGGVLYIGVTADIAARVFQHKTGQGSAFCRKYGLTMLVLAEEYPTIEEAIAREKAMKAWKRQWKIELIEASNPDWDDLAATLI, encoded by the coding sequence ATGGGCCGGGGCGGATATGTCTATATCATGACCAACAAACGTGGCGGCGTGCTCTATATCGGAGTCACGGCGGACATTGCGGCACGCGTTTTTCAGCACAAAACAGGGCAAGGCTCAGCCTTCTGCCGAAAATACGGCCTAACGATGCTCGTCCTCGCCGAGGAATATCCAACCATCGAGGAGGCAATCGCGCGAGAAAAAGCGATGAAAGCTTGGAAGCGGCAATGGAAAATCGAGCTGATCGAAGCAAGCAATCCAGATTGGGATGATCTGGCCGCTACCTTGATCTAG
- a CDS encoding phosphoadenylyl-sulfate reductase produces MASKSLPEDRTRDRIDVAPRFTQADVIRLNNLFRGQDAAEVVASVVGAGLLGEAAIVSSFGAESAVLLHLVAQVAPDMPVLFLDTGKHFPETLAYRDELAAKLKLNIINLTPDAGELAAKDATELRWSYDPDGCCEIRKVKPLEKALADFDTSITGRKGFQSATRQGLARFELDGSTGRLKFNPLANWTREMLDAYFAAHDLPRHPLEAEGYPSIGCSPCTSKVQPGEDPRSGRWRGWDKTECGIHEAVTPLDDDSANDPAF; encoded by the coding sequence ATGGCTAGCAAATCCTTGCCGGAAGACCGCACCCGCGACCGGATCGACGTGGCGCCGCGCTTTACGCAGGCCGATGTCATCCGCCTCAACAACCTCTTCCGCGGTCAGGATGCGGCGGAAGTGGTCGCGAGCGTGGTCGGCGCCGGGCTGCTCGGCGAGGCCGCGATCGTCTCGAGCTTCGGCGCCGAAAGCGCGGTGCTGCTGCACCTCGTCGCCCAGGTCGCGCCCGACATGCCGGTGCTGTTCCTCGACACGGGCAAGCATTTCCCCGAAACGCTCGCCTATCGCGACGAGCTCGCCGCGAAACTGAAGCTCAACATCATCAACCTGACCCCCGACGCCGGGGAGCTGGCGGCAAAGGACGCGACCGAACTGCGCTGGTCCTATGATCCCGACGGCTGCTGCGAAATCCGCAAGGTCAAGCCGCTCGAAAAGGCGCTCGCCGACTTCGACACGTCGATCACCGGGCGCAAGGGGTTCCAGTCGGCGACGCGGCAGGGCCTCGCGCGCTTCGAGCTCGACGGTTCGACGGGGCGGCTCAAGTTCAACCCGCTCGCCAACTGGACGCGCGAGATGCTCGACGCCTATTTCGCCGCGCACGACCTGCCCCGCCACCCGCTCGAGGCCGAGGGCTATCCCTCGATCGGCTGCTCGCCCTGCACATCGAAGGTCCAGCCGGGCGAAGACCCGCGCTCGGGCCGCTGGCGCGGCTGGGACAAGACCGAATGCGGTATCCACGAAGCGGTGACGCCGCTGGACGACGATTCGGCGAACGATCCGGCGTTCTGA
- a CDS encoding DUF934 domain-containing protein gives MADALRFRNDDLVEEPAVSLDAFLEQPAASAVRIEAGDDPRRLIPHLARVKLVEVSFPRFRDGRGFSTARVLREAGYEGELRAEGDVLVDLVAFMRRCGFDSFAPQAGLNRADVDATLSRYPNVYQHAADGAVPIWKLRHG, from the coding sequence ATGGCTGACGCCCTGCGTTTCCGGAACGACGACTTGGTCGAGGAGCCCGCGGTTTCGCTCGACGCCTTCCTCGAACAGCCGGCCGCGAGCGCGGTGCGGATCGAGGCGGGCGACGACCCGCGCCGCCTGATCCCGCATCTCGCGCGCGTGAAGCTCGTCGAAGTCTCCTTCCCGCGCTTTCGCGACGGGCGCGGCTTCTCGACCGCGCGCGTGCTGCGCGAGGCGGGCTATGAAGGCGAACTGCGCGCCGAGGGCGACGTGCTCGTCGACCTCGTCGCCTTCATGCGCCGCTGCGGCTTCGACAGCTTCGCGCCGCAGGCGGGGCTCAACCGCGCCGACGTCGATGCGACGCTCAGCCGCTACCCGAATGTCTATCAGCACGCCGCGGACGGCGCGGTGCCGATCTGGAAGCTGCGGCATGGCTAG
- a CDS encoding nitrite/sulfite reductase: MYKYDQYDQAMVDARVEEFRDQTRRRIAGEMNDDQFKPLRLKNGLYLQLHAYMLRVAIPYGTLNSRQLRKLAEIARKYDRGYGHFTTRQNLQYHWIKLEEAPDILAELATVEMHAIQTSGESIRNISADQYAGAAADEICDPRPWAELLRQATTFHPEFSYLPRKFKIAVISSKEDRAALRWHDCALRIVRNEAGEEGFEVYAGGGMGRTPFIAYKIRDFCPAAQIFSYIQAILRVWNMHARRDNIHKQRMKILVHDLGEEEFRRQVEEAFEHFLTLGTDFPQAEYDRIAAYFTPPPFETGLPEEIDRTDPDFALWVDQQVIQHKAPGYAIANISLKPIAGIGGDVTAEQMEVVADLAERYSFDDVRVTHAQNLVLPHVRKADLYAVWQALHEAGLADANLDLVTDVIACPGLDYCTLANARSIPVAQKIQQRFADMDRQLDLGELKIKISGCINACGHHHAGHIGILGVDRKGTENYQLLLGGSGAEDTTQAKITGPGFDEDGVVDAVERAVERYRELREPGERFLDTYRRVGLDPFKEAIYG, translated from the coding sequence ATGTATAAATATGACCAGTACGACCAGGCGATGGTCGACGCGCGCGTCGAGGAATTCCGCGACCAGACGCGCCGCCGCATCGCGGGCGAGATGAACGACGACCAGTTCAAGCCGCTGCGGCTGAAGAACGGCCTCTATCTCCAGCTTCACGCCTATATGCTGCGCGTCGCCATTCCCTATGGCACGCTCAATTCGCGCCAGCTTCGCAAGCTGGCCGAGATCGCGCGCAAATATGACCGCGGCTACGGCCATTTCACGACGCGGCAGAATCTGCAGTATCACTGGATCAAGCTTGAAGAAGCGCCCGACATCCTCGCCGAACTGGCGACGGTCGAGATGCACGCGATCCAGACGAGCGGCGAGAGCATCCGCAACATCTCGGCCGACCAATATGCGGGCGCCGCCGCCGACGAAATTTGCGACCCGCGCCCGTGGGCCGAACTCTTGCGGCAGGCGACGACCTTTCACCCCGAATTCAGCTATCTGCCGCGCAAGTTCAAGATCGCGGTCATTTCGTCGAAGGAAGATCGCGCGGCGCTGCGCTGGCACGACTGCGCGCTGCGCATCGTCCGCAACGAAGCGGGCGAGGAAGGCTTCGAAGTCTATGCCGGCGGCGGCATGGGGCGCACGCCCTTCATCGCATACAAGATCCGCGACTTCTGCCCCGCGGCGCAGATATTCTCCTATATCCAGGCGATCCTGCGCGTGTGGAACATGCACGCGCGGCGTGACAATATCCACAAGCAGCGGATGAAGATCCTCGTCCACGATCTGGGCGAAGAGGAATTCCGCCGCCAGGTCGAGGAAGCGTTCGAGCATTTCCTGACGCTGGGCACCGACTTCCCGCAGGCCGAATACGACCGCATCGCGGCCTATTTCACTCCGCCGCCGTTCGAGACGGGGCTGCCCGAAGAGATCGACCGCACGGACCCCGATTTCGCTTTGTGGGTGGACCAGCAGGTCATCCAGCACAAGGCGCCGGGCTATGCGATCGCCAACATCAGCCTGAAACCGATCGCGGGCATCGGCGGCGACGTCACCGCCGAGCAGATGGAGGTCGTCGCCGACCTCGCCGAACGCTACAGCTTCGACGATGTGCGCGTGACGCACGCGCAGAATCTCGTCCTGCCGCACGTCCGCAAGGCCGATCTCTACGCGGTGTGGCAGGCGCTGCACGAAGCCGGGCTCGCCGATGCGAACCTCGATCTCGTCACCGACGTCATCGCCTGCCCCGGTCTCGACTATTGCACCCTCGCCAATGCGCGCTCGATCCCGGTCGCGCAGAAGATCCAGCAGCGTTTCGCCGACATGGACCGCCAGCTCGACCTCGGCGAACTCAAGATCAAGATTTCGGGCTGCATCAACGCCTGCGGCCACCATCATGCCGGCCACATCGGCATCCTCGGCGTCGATCGCAAGGGCACCGAAAACTATCAGTTGCTGCTCGGCGGATCGGGCGCGGAAGACACGACGCAGGCGAAGATCACCGGCCCCGGCTTCGACGAAGACGGCGTCGTCGATGCGGTCGAGCGCGCGGTCGAACGCTACCGCGAGCTGCGCGAACCCGGCGAGCGTTTCCTCGACACCTATCGCCGTGTCGGTCTCGACCCCTTCAAGGAGGCTATTTATGGCTGA
- a CDS encoding DUF2849 domain-containing protein produces the protein MRIITGNDLKTGAVIWWTGRDWSLHVEDAADVGEQGEAILTAEDGARRVNGGYIIDAIETGKGPRPAHIKDRIRALGPTVRPDLTLKPADPASGDWVI, from the coding sequence ATGCGAATCATAACCGGCAACGACCTGAAAACAGGCGCCGTCATCTGGTGGACGGGGCGCGACTGGTCGCTCCATGTCGAGGACGCCGCCGACGTCGGCGAGCAGGGCGAGGCGATCCTGACCGCCGAGGATGGCGCGCGCCGGGTCAACGGCGGCTACATCATCGACGCGATCGAAACCGGCAAGGGGCCGCGCCCCGCGCACATCAAGGACCGCATCCGCGCATTGGGCCCGACCGTGCGCCCCGACCTGACACTGAAACCGGCCGACCCCGCGTCCGGCGATTGGGTGATCTGA
- the cobA gene encoding uroporphyrinogen-III C-methyltransferase codes for MAKTLPPAGKLWLVGAGPGDPDLLTLRAARLLESADLVVHDGLVGEGVLALIPPHVTRISVAKQRSRHTMKQELINELIVREAQAGKQVVRLKGGDPFIFGRGGEELEAARGAGIAVEVVPGITAAAGCAAQAGLPLTHRADASAVSFVAGQCKDLTDQDWSGLAGHGRTLVIYMGLATASAIADKLIADGVSPGLPVAVIERGTTADARVLRTLLTDLGDLVAREKVQSPALIIVGKVAARADALDCLGAPGISASLKDISCES; via the coding sequence ATGGCAAAGACCCTCCCTCCCGCGGGCAAGCTGTGGCTCGTCGGCGCCGGTCCCGGCGACCCCGACTTGCTCACGCTGCGCGCCGCGCGGCTGCTCGAAAGCGCCGATCTGGTCGTCCATGACGGGCTGGTGGGCGAAGGCGTTCTCGCGCTGATCCCGCCGCATGTGACACGGATCAGCGTCGCCAAGCAACGCAGCCGCCACACGATGAAGCAGGAGCTGATCAACGAACTGATCGTCCGCGAAGCGCAGGCCGGCAAACAGGTCGTGCGGCTGAAGGGCGGCGATCCTTTCATCTTCGGGCGCGGCGGCGAGGAACTCGAGGCCGCGCGCGGGGCGGGTATTGCGGTCGAGGTCGTCCCCGGCATCACCGCCGCGGCGGGCTGCGCCGCGCAGGCGGGCCTCCCCCTCACCCACCGCGCCGATGCGAGCGCGGTCAGCTTCGTCGCGGGCCAGTGCAAGGATCTGACCGATCAGGACTGGTCGGGGCTCGCGGGCCACGGCCGCACGCTCGTCATCTACATGGGCCTCGCGACCGCGAGCGCCATCGCCGACAAGCTGATCGCCGACGGCGTCTCGCCGGGCCTTCCAGTCGCGGTCATCGAGCGCGGCACGACGGCCGACGCGCGCGTGCTCCGCACTTTGCTCACCGATCTCGGCGACCTCGTCGCGCGCGAGAAGGTGCAAAGCCCGGCGCTGATCATCGTCGGCAAGGTCGCGGCGCGCGCCGACGCGCTCGACTGCCTCGGCGCCCCCGGAATTTCCGCCTCACTGAAGGATATTTCATGCGAATCATAA
- the astD gene encoding succinylglutamate-semialdehyde dehydrogenase → MSEPLISFEPATGEELWRGPVSDVDDEVEIARRAWPEWAAKPVTFRTETLRRFADRVKAEGEALADLIARETGKPLWEARTEVESVANKVDISVKAYAERTPNRRIEGAMGLRNAVRHKPHGALAVLGPYNFPAHLPNGHIVPALIAGNSVVFKPSEKTPATGAKLVELFHSAGVPQEVLRLVVGGPDTGKALAGHGGIDGLLFTGSARTGLALNRQFAGQPGKMLALEMGGNNPIVVWDTADIRTAAILVVQSAFLSAGQRCSNARRLIVKDGLADALIDEVCNLANRLIVDHPHADPAPYMGPVIDNEAADGLTESFLVLMSNGGKVIRHMARPIAGRPFLTPGIIDVTAMPERPDIELFGPLLQVIRVESFEAAIAEANNTAFGLSASLIGGTPQLYDQFWANARAGVINWNRPTNGASSAAPFGGIGLSGNHRPSAFYAADYCAYPVASAESDALRAAIGVGLRDPEGSQLVTKKYL, encoded by the coding sequence ATGAGCGAGCCCTTGATTTCCTTCGAACCCGCAACCGGCGAAGAGCTCTGGCGCGGGCCGGTCAGCGACGTCGATGACGAGGTCGAGATCGCCCGCCGCGCCTGGCCCGAATGGGCGGCGAAACCCGTCACCTTCCGTACCGAAACGCTGCGCCGCTTCGCCGACCGGGTGAAGGCCGAGGGCGAGGCGCTCGCCGACCTGATCGCGCGCGAGACCGGAAAACCGCTGTGGGAAGCCCGCACCGAGGTCGAATCGGTCGCGAACAAGGTCGATATTTCGGTCAAAGCCTATGCCGAACGCACCCCCAACCGCCGCATCGAGGGCGCGATGGGGCTGCGCAACGCGGTGCGCCACAAGCCGCACGGCGCGCTCGCCGTGCTCGGCCCCTATAATTTCCCGGCGCATCTGCCCAACGGCCATATCGTCCCGGCGCTGATCGCGGGCAATTCGGTCGTCTTCAAACCCTCCGAAAAGACCCCCGCGACCGGCGCGAAGCTCGTCGAGCTGTTTCACAGCGCGGGCGTGCCGCAGGAAGTGCTGCGCCTCGTTGTCGGCGGGCCCGATACGGGCAAGGCGCTCGCGGGGCACGGCGGGATCGACGGGCTGCTCTTCACTGGCTCGGCGCGCACCGGGCTGGCGCTCAACCGCCAGTTCGCAGGTCAGCCGGGCAAGATGCTCGCGCTCGAAATGGGCGGCAACAATCCGATCGTCGTGTGGGACACCGCCGACATCCGCACCGCGGCGATCCTCGTCGTCCAGTCGGCCTTCCTCAGCGCCGGACAGCGGTGCAGCAATGCGCGGCGGCTGATCGTGAAGGACGGCCTCGCCGACGCGCTGATCGATGAGGTTTGCAACCTCGCGAACCGGCTGATCGTCGATCATCCGCACGCCGACCCGGCGCCCTATATGGGACCGGTGATCGACAATGAGGCCGCCGACGGGCTGACCGAGAGCTTTCTCGTGCTGATGTCGAACGGCGGCAAGGTGATCCGCCATATGGCGCGGCCGATCGCCGGGCGCCCTTTCCTGACGCCGGGGATCATCGACGTGACGGCGATGCCCGAACGCCCCGATATCGAGCTGTTCGGCCCGCTGCTCCAGGTCATCCGCGTCGAAAGTTTCGAGGCGGCGATCGCCGAAGCGAACAACACCGCCTTCGGCCTGTCGGCGTCGCTGATCGGCGGCACGCCGCAGCTTTACGACCAGTTCTGGGCCAACGCCCGCGCCGGGGTGATCAATTGGAACCGCCCGACCAACGGCGCCTCTTCGGCGGCGCCCTTCGGCGGCATCGGCCTGTCGGGCAATCACCGGCCGAGCGCCTTCTACGCCGCCGATTATTGCGCCTATCCGGTCGCGAGTGCCGAAAGCGATGCGCTGCGCGCCGCGATCGGGGTGGGATTGCGCGACCCCGAGGGGTCGCAGCTGGTGACGAAGAAATATCTCTAA
- a CDS encoding alpha/beta hydrolase, with product MLAQQDSRSDWSDQYWWSHDGVRLHARIYAGPEGSDSLPPILCMPGLARNARDFEDLAPHVARYRKVIVIEFRGRGESAYAKDPMTYVPLTYVQDVVALLDELEIERFAAIGTSLGGLVAMLMAATLPGRLAGAVLNDVGPELETAGLERIRDYIGAGGSQPTWIHAARAFAELNGAVYPGYDIRDWLRLTKRTHKLTPEGRIVTDYDKQIAAPLRVPNGGEAGVDLWPAYRALAGIPLLILRGELSDILSRSASAKMAAELPGSRLVEVPGVGHAPTMDEPEARAAIDAWAAELPQA from the coding sequence ATATTAGCCCAGCAGGACAGCCGCAGCGACTGGTCGGACCAATATTGGTGGTCGCACGACGGCGTCCGGCTCCACGCGCGCATCTATGCCGGACCCGAAGGCAGCGACAGCCTGCCGCCGATCCTGTGCATGCCCGGCCTGGCGCGCAATGCTCGCGATTTTGAGGATCTGGCGCCGCATGTGGCGCGATATCGCAAGGTGATCGTCATCGAATTCCGCGGGCGCGGCGAGAGCGCCTATGCCAAGGATCCGATGACCTATGTCCCGCTGACCTATGTGCAAGATGTCGTCGCGCTGCTCGACGAGTTGGAAATCGAGCGGTTCGCGGCGATCGGCACCTCGCTCGGCGGGCTCGTCGCGATGCTGATGGCAGCGACGCTGCCGGGCCGGCTCGCCGGCGCGGTGCTCAACGACGTCGGGCCCGAACTCGAGACTGCGGGGCTCGAGCGCATCCGCGACTATATCGGCGCGGGCGGCAGCCAGCCGACGTGGATTCACGCGGCGCGCGCCTTTGCCGAACTCAACGGCGCGGTCTATCCGGGCTATGATATCCGCGACTGGCTGCGGCTGACCAAGCGCACGCACAAGCTGACCCCCGAGGGGCGCATCGTCACCGATTACGACAAACAGATCGCTGCGCCGCTGCGCGTTCCGAACGGCGGCGAGGCGGGTGTCGACCTGTGGCCTGCCTATCGTGCGCTCGCCGGCATTCCGCTCCTGATCCTGCGCGGCGAGCTGTCGGATATATTGTCCCGGTCCGCGAGCGCGAAGATGGCGGCCGAGCTGCCGGGTTCGCGGCTGGTCGAGGTGCCCGGGGTCGGCCATGCGCCGACGATGGACGAGCCCGAAGCCCGCGCGGCGATCGACGCATGGGCCGCGGAGCTTCCGCAAGCGTGA